A genomic segment from Bacteroidales bacterium encodes:
- a CDS encoding translation initiation factor, which yields MVKKSFKNRSGIVYSTNPDFEYESREKEEEEETLPPGHQDLRVMTDRKNRSGKTVTLVKGFKGKKEDLEALGKVLKSRCGTGGSVKEGEILIQGDVAERIMELLKQLGYKAKKAGG from the coding sequence ATGGTAAAAAAGTCGTTCAAAAACAGAAGTGGTATAGTCTATTCAACAAATCCTGATTTTGAATATGAATCCAGGGAAAAAGAAGAGGAGGAAGAAACCCTGCCTCCCGGGCATCAGGATCTGCGGGTTATGACCGACCGGAAAAACCGTTCGGGGAAAACAGTGACGCTTGTCAAGGGATTTAAGGGAAAGAAAGAGGACCTTGAAGCCCTTGGGAAAGTTCTTAAATCGCGCTGTGGTACAGGGGGAAGTGTAAAGGAAGGAGAAATTCTTATTCAGGGAGATGTTGCGGAGCGCATAATGGAATTGCTGAAGCAACTTGGTTACAAAGCCAAAAAGGCCGGAGGGTGA
- a CDS encoding DUF2723 domain-containing protein yields MKKFRFWNNLIGWIVFGIAALTYLLTLEPTASLWDCGEFISSAYKLQVGHPPGAPLFMLMARFFSLFAGGDVTRVAVMINALSGLASAFTILFLFWTISHLARKIIAPDGLFTTGRLIAIFGSAAVGSLAYTFSDSFWFSAVEAEVYATSSLFTAVVFWAMLKWENVADEKHANRWLIFIAYLMGLSIGVHLLNLLTIPALVLIYYFRKYQPTTKGFIYALLIGMVILGAMMYGVISGVIKVASWFELAFVNGFGLPFNSGVIFYAALLVSLIIIGIRYTIHHRKVLLNTIILCFTVALIGYSSYATIVIRALADPPMDENSPDNVFALLSYLNREQYGDRPLFKGQYYSAPIIDVAEGDNEYAQLNGKYVVIYKKPKYVFAPELTGFFPRMWSNDPSHIRVYQDWGKVKGKPVRITGRDGKTQTYIRPTFAENLRFFIGYQLGYMYFRYFMWNFSGRQNDNQGDGGITNGNWITGIDAIDSMMLGDQASLPEYRKNIPSRNTYYMLPLLLGIIGLLYQLQREKDEKASAFSRRRKDFWVVFTLFFMTGIAIVIYLNQTPLQPRERDYSYVGSFYAFSIWIGLGVAAIWEVLGRKRETLKAILVTALCLLLVPGIMAKENWDDHDRSGRYTTRDLAANYLKTCAPGAILFTNGDNDTFPLWYCQEVEGIRTDVRVCNLMLLNMDWYIDQMKRKAYESDPLPLSMTRDKYVSGRRNQIYLLDRIKEPITVEDAVKFVLSDDPRTKTIPNYPELVDHIPGKNFRIPVDTSVVLANGTVKRKDASLIEPFVPWNISRNSISKSEFAVMDLFATNKWHRPVYFASVGTEGSFGLNDYTQLEGFAWRFVPIKTPDRNFFTYGRIDTDILYDNLMNKFHWGRMNAPDVYLDFFTVRTIAIVRMRSQFNRLAEALLQEGKKDSALNVLDRIMELTPNSKVPYDYFTPGTIEGYYKAGATARANQILDEFAEILDKDLSYFFGLKKKFTERASIEIQECLQNLQQLMILARTYNQNEKASKLEQNFTFYYQQFQNL; encoded by the coding sequence ATGAAAAAATTCAGGTTCTGGAATAACCTCATCGGATGGATTGTATTTGGTATTGCTGCCTTAACCTACCTGCTGACGCTGGAACCGACAGCAAGCCTGTGGGATTGCGGCGAGTTCATCTCTTCAGCTTATAAACTGCAGGTCGGCCATCCTCCCGGGGCACCTTTGTTCATGCTTATGGCCAGGTTTTTCTCACTTTTTGCCGGAGGAGATGTAACCAGGGTTGCTGTCATGATTAATGCCCTGTCGGGTCTGGCAAGCGCCTTTACCATTCTGTTTCTTTTCTGGACAATCAGCCACCTGGCCCGTAAAATCATTGCACCTGACGGTCTTTTTACAACCGGCCGCCTTATTGCCATATTCGGCAGTGCTGCCGTTGGAAGCCTCGCCTACACTTTCTCTGATTCATTCTGGTTCTCTGCTGTTGAGGCCGAAGTGTATGCCACTTCTTCCCTGTTTACTGCCGTCGTATTCTGGGCTATGCTCAAATGGGAAAACGTAGCTGATGAAAAACATGCCAACCGGTGGCTGATCTTCATAGCATACCTGATGGGGTTATCCATCGGGGTACACCTTCTGAATCTGCTGACCATTCCTGCCCTGGTGCTGATTTATTATTTCCGGAAATACCAGCCCACTACAAAAGGATTTATTTATGCTTTGCTAATTGGCATGGTCATCCTCGGAGCCATGATGTACGGGGTTATCTCCGGCGTCATTAAGGTGGCCAGCTGGTTTGAACTGGCTTTTGTCAATGGTTTCGGACTGCCGTTCAATTCAGGGGTTATTTTCTATGCGGCCCTTCTTGTAAGCCTTATCATAATTGGCATCCGGTATACCATACACCACCGGAAAGTCCTGCTGAACACAATTATTCTTTGTTTTACCGTGGCTCTCATCGGATATTCATCGTATGCCACTATTGTTATCAGAGCCCTGGCTGACCCTCCCATGGATGAAAACAGCCCTGACAACGTTTTTGCCTTACTCAGCTATCTGAACCGCGAACAATACGGCGACAGGCCTCTTTTCAAAGGACAATACTACAGCGCTCCCATTATTGACGTTGCCGAAGGAGATAATGAATATGCCCAGCTTAATGGCAAATATGTTGTAATTTATAAAAAGCCAAAGTATGTATTTGCCCCTGAACTGACGGGTTTTTTCCCCCGTATGTGGAGCAATGATCCTTCGCACATCAGGGTTTATCAGGACTGGGGAAAAGTAAAAGGCAAGCCGGTACGAATTACCGGACGGGACGGAAAAACACAGACTTATATCCGGCCGACATTTGCTGAAAACCTTCGGTTTTTTATCGGCTATCAGCTCGGCTACATGTATTTCCGCTACTTTATGTGGAATTTCAGCGGCCGTCAGAACGATAACCAGGGAGACGGTGGGATAACCAACGGAAACTGGATTACCGGAATTGACGCCATCGATAGCATGATGCTTGGCGATCAGGCTTCCCTTCCTGAATACAGAAAAAACATTCCCTCAAGGAATACGTATTATATGCTGCCGCTTTTGCTGGGAATCATCGGACTGCTGTATCAGCTCCAGAGAGAAAAGGATGAAAAGGCTTCTGCCTTCTCCCGCCGCCGCAAGGATTTCTGGGTTGTATTCACCCTGTTCTTCATGACAGGAATTGCTATTGTGATTTATCTGAACCAGACACCCTTACAGCCGCGCGAACGGGATTACTCCTATGTTGGTTCGTTCTATGCTTTCTCAATCTGGATAGGACTCGGCGTGGCAGCTATCTGGGAAGTGCTTGGTCGAAAAAGGGAAACCCTGAAAGCCATTCTTGTTACAGCACTGTGTCTCCTCCTTGTGCCGGGCATTATGGCCAAAGAAAACTGGGACGATCATGACCGCTCCGGCAGATATACCACCCGCGATCTTGCCGCCAATTACCTCAAAACATGTGCTCCCGGTGCCATTTTATTTACCAATGGCGACAACGATACCTTCCCGTTATGGTACTGCCAGGAAGTAGAAGGCATCCGCACCGATGTGAGGGTTTGTAACCTCATGCTGCTCAATATGGACTGGTATATCGACCAGATGAAACGAAAGGCATATGAATCCGATCCTCTGCCTTTATCCATGACGCGCGACAAGTATGTCTCAGGACGCAGAAACCAGATTTACCTTCTCGACAGAATCAAGGAACCTATCACTGTGGAAGATGCCGTTAAATTCGTTCTGAGCGATGATCCCCGCACCAAAACCATTCCAAACTATCCGGAACTGGTAGATCACATACCCGGCAAGAACTTCCGCATCCCGGTTGACACATCAGTTGTGCTCGCCAACGGAACTGTAAAACGGAAGGATGCTTCGCTTATCGAACCTTTTGTCCCCTGGAATATCTCCAGAAACAGCATCAGCAAAAGCGAATTTGCCGTCATGGACCTGTTTGCAACCAACAAATGGCACCGCCCGGTCTATTTTGCCTCGGTAGGAACGGAAGGAAGCTTCGGCCTGAACGACTATACACAGCTTGAAGGCTTTGCCTGGCGGTTCGTACCCATTAAAACACCAGACCGGAATTTCTTTACCTACGGAAGAATAGATACCGATATCCTGTACGATAATCTGATGAATAAATTTCACTGGGGACGAATGAATGCTCCGGATGTGTACCTCGATTTTTTTACTGTGAGAACGATTGCAATTGTCAGAATGCGCAGCCAGTTTAACCGGCTGGCAGAAGCCTTGCTCCAGGAAGGTAAAAAGGACTCTGCGCTGAATGTACTCGACCGCATTATGGAACTTACACCCAACAGTAAGGTACCTTACGACTACTTTACCCCGGGCACAATTGAAGGCTACTATAAGGCTGGCGCAACTGCCAGGGCAAATCAGATTCTCGATGAATTTGCCGAAATACTCGATAAGGATCTTTCTTACTTTTTTGGACTAAAAAAGAAATTTACCGAAAGGGCATCAATTGAAATTCAGGAATGCCTTCAGAATCTTCAGCAACTGATGATACTGGCGCGCACCTATAATCAGAATGAAAAAGCCAGCAAACTGGAACAGAATTTTACATTTTATTATCAGCAATTCCAGAACCTATAA